In Desulfonatronum sp. SC1, the genomic stretch CCTGAGCAACCTCCGCCACCTCCGCCGCCCAGGTTCACGGTCGAGCTGACGGCGAACCCATAGGGGGTCATGTCGACCTTAATGCCTTCGGCATTTTTGATCAGATCCTGATCGACGACAAATGTGTAGCCTTCGATCGCGTGCACGCTGTCGGAATCCCTCTGCTCATCCAGAGCAAGAGCAAGCTTCGGACCGCCTCAGCCGGGGGCCATGTACACGCGGATCGGCGAGCTGTCCTTGCCCTGAAAATAGCTGTCCAGTTGCTGCTTCGCGGACGGTGTCAATTCAAACATTGTAACCTCCAAGTGAAATAGTTCGTCAAGTCGAGTATATTTAAATACGCGGACTCGTTTTGTCAAATTCCAGACGTCGCGGTCGGGATCAGGAAGGTTGAAAAAGGCGCAGACGCAGAGCGTTGGTGACCACGGAAACCGAACTCATGGCCATGGCCCCTCCGGCGATCATCGGGCTGAGGGTCGGGCCGCCGAAGGCGTAGAGCAGGCCGGCGGCGATGGGGATGCCCATGACGTTGTAGGCGAAGGCCCAGAACAGGTTCTGCTTGATGTTCCGGACAACGGCCCGGCTGAGGGTCAAGGCGGTGGTCAGGCCGTGCAGATTGCCGCTCATCAGGACCATGTCCCCGGATTCCATGGCCACGTCGATGCCCGTGCCCATGGCGATGCCCAGGTCGGCCTTGGCCAGGGCCGGGGCGTCGTTGATCCCGTCGCCGACCATGGCCACCTTGATTCCCTGTTTCTGCAGTTCGGCCACGGTTTCAGCCTTGTTCTCCGGCAAGACCTCGGCCCGGACATCGTCGATTCCGGCCTGGGCCGCCACGGCCTGGGCCGTGCGCAGGTTGTCGCCGGTTAGCATGATCACCCGTAGGCCCATGCTCTTCAGTTTGGCGACCACTTCTTTGGCCTCGGGCTTGATCCGGTCGGCCACGGCCAGGACCCCGGCCGCTTCGCCGTCCACGGCCATGAGCAGGGGGGTCTTGCCCTCTCCGGCCAATTTGTCGCGCATTTCCTGAAGCTGTTCAGAGTCCCTGCCGTGAACCCCTTCGGCTTCCAGGAGCCGACTGTTGCCCAGAAGCAAAACGCGGCCTTCCACCCGGGCCCGGATGCCCTGTCCGGGAATGTAGGCGAAGTCCTCGGCTCGGGGTTCTTCCAGTCCGCGCTCCCGGGCCGACTGGACAATGGCCGCGGCCAGGGGGTGTTCGGAGCGGGCTTCGGCACCGGCAGCCAGACGCAGCAGCTCTTTATCGGACAAGGCCTGGCCGGAAAGGGTAAAGACATCGGTCACGGCCGGACGGCCTTCGGTGAGAGTGCCGGTCTTGTCCAGGACCACGGTCCGCACGCTGCGGGCCATTTCCAGGGCTTCTCCTCCCTTGATCAGCACGCCGAGCTGCGCGCCACGTCCGGTGCCGACCATTATCGCCGTGGGCGTGGCCAGCCCCATGGCGCAGGGGCAGGCGATGACCAGCACCGCGATGAAGATCCGCAGGGCAAAGGTGAAGGGTTCTCCGGCCAGGAAATACCAGCCCAGGCCGGAGAGTACGGCTACGCAGATCACGATGGGCACGAAGTACAGGCTGATGCGGTCGACCATGCTGGCGATGGGGGCCTTGGAACCCTGGGCTTCCTGGACCAGGCGGATGATCCTGGCCAGGACCGTGTCCCGGCCGACCCGTTCGGCGACCATGTAGATGGAGCCGTGGGCGTTCAGGGTGCCGCCGATCAACGCATCGCCCTCTTTTTTGGACACGGGCAGGCTTTCCCCGGTGAGCATGGACTCGTCCACGCTGGTCTGGCCCTCGGTGAGCTTGCCGTCCACGGGAATGCGCTCCCCAGGCTTGACCAGGAGCAGGTCCCGGGGCTGGATCCGTTCCACGGGAATGCTTTCCCGCCGGCCGTCACGGACCCGGGTGGCCGTGCTCGGCGTCAGGGCCATGAGCTGGCGGATGGCGTCCGAGGTGCGCACCTTGGAGCGGGTTTCCAGGTACTTGCCCAACATGACCAGGGCGATGATCACGGCCGCGGACTCGAAATACAGGTCCATGGCCCTGGCCATGGGGTCGTGTCCCAGGGCGATTTCCAGAAGATTCCAGGTGCTGTAGACCACCGCCGCGCCGGTGCCCACGGCGATCAGGGAGTCCATGTTCGGAACCCGCTTCCAGAGGTTGGGAAAGCCGCGCAGGTAAAATTCCCGACCGGCCCAGACCACGGGCAGGGTGAGCAGGAACTGGGCCAGGGCGAAGGTCAGCGGGGAATGGTGCGGGCTGAGCAACCCCGGCATGGGCAGGCCGACCATTTCGCCCATGGACACGATGAAGATCGGAACGGCGAAGGCCATGGCCAGGATCAGTTTGGAGCGCAGGACGGCCAGCCGGTTGAGCATTTCCCGGCGCTGCGCGTCCATCAGCGATTCCCGCGGCCCTCCCTGCCCGGAGTCCCGTCCAGAACCTTGGGCAAAGGCCTCGTACCCCGCGTCGCGGACGGCCTCCAGAATGGCTGGAAGATTGACCTTTTCCGGTTGGAAGCGTACCTGAGCCGTTTCAGATGCGAGATTGACTTCGGCCGAATCCACGCCCTCCAACCCGGCAATGGCCTGCTCCACGCGGCGGACGCAGGCCGCGCAGGTCATGCCCCGTATGCCTAGTTCCACATGACCGCCTGAGTGATCGGCGGTCGTTTCGGTCTCGTCATAGGTGCGCAGGTCGTATCCCGCATCCCGGACGGTCTGCAGCAGGCTGTCCTCACGGTCCTCGGAGCCCGAAGCGTCCGGGTCCCACTCCACGGACATGGTCTCGGTGGCCAGGTTCACGGAAACGGAGCGAATCCCTTCCAGTTCGGAGGCGGCGTTTTCCACGCGGCGGACGCAGGCCGCGCAGGTCATGCCTTGGACGGCGTATTCGGATTTGCGGCGGGCTTCGGGCTGACTCGGGGGCCGTGCTTCGACGTTGGGCTGGGGAGTGTTCATGGCGCTTCCGGGGTTGATGGTGGCGGGGCGTCGGATTCTTACGGTACGATTTTTTTCCGGTGTTGTGAACCGGCTTTTGGGGCCGATCGTCGATACATTGGACGCCATCTTGCAAGGAGAAACCAAATGCGGATTGGAGTGCCGAAGGAGATCAAGGCGCAGGAGCGCCGGGTGGGCTTGTTTCCGTCCGGGGTCAAGGCCCTGGTGGAGCACGGGCATGAAGTGGTCGTGGAGTCCGGGGCCGGAGACGGCTGCGGGGCCCTGGACGACGTCTACGTCTCCCAAGGGGCGCGGATCGGGACCGCGGAAGAGGCCTGGAGCCAGGAACTGGTGATCAAGGTCAAGGAGCCGCTCAGCCGGGAATACAAGTATCTGCGCGAAGACCTGACGCTGTTCACCTATCTGCACCTGGCGGCGGACAAGCCGTTGACCGACGCCCTGCTCCAGTCCGGGTGCGTGGCCATTGCCTATGAAACCGTACAGCTGCCGGATAAAAGCCTGCCGCTTTTGGCACCCATGTCCGAAATCGCCGGGCGGATGTCCGTGACCAAGGCCACGGAAATGCTCTGCCACCATAACGGCGGCGGCGGGGTGTTCCTGGGCGGGGTCACCGGCACCCTGCCGGCCCGGGTGGTGATTATCGGCGCGGGCATTTCCGGCGCGGGCGCGGCCCAGATGGCCGTGGGCCTGGGCGCGGACGTGCTGGTCCTGGACGTGGACATGTCTAAATTATATAGACTGTACCATCACCTGGACCAGAAGATCAAAACCCTGTTTTCAAACGCTCTGAACATCGAGGACCAGGTGGTCAAGGCTGACGTGGTCATCAGTTGCGTGCTCATCCCAGGCGCTTCCGCGCCCAAGCTGGTCACGAGGCCGATCATCGAGGCCATGAGGCCCGGCTCGGTGATCATGGACATCGCCATCGATCAGGGCGGTTCCACGGAATTGTCCCGGCCCACTACCCACGGGGACCCTTGCTTTCAGGTGGGCAACGGCGTCAATCTGTACTGCGTGGCCAACATGCCCGGGGCTTATCCGCGCACGGCCTCGGAGTCCCTGACCAACGCCACCCTGCGCTACGCCCTGCAACTGGCGGACAAGGGCTGGCCCCAGGCCTGCCAGGAAGATCCGGCCCTGCGTCAGGGCTTGAACGTGGTCCGCGGAAAGGTGGTCTACAAGGCTGTTGCTGAGGCCTGTG encodes the following:
- a CDS encoding IscA/HesB family protein; the encoded protein is MFELTPSAKQQLDSYFQGKDSSPIRVYMAPGUGGPKLALALDEQRDSDSVHAIEGYTFVVDQDLIKNAEGIKVDMTPYGFAVSSTVNLGGGGGGGCSGTCSSC
- a CDS encoding heavy metal translocating P-type ATPase, with translation MNTPQPNVEARPPSQPEARRKSEYAVQGMTCAACVRRVENAASELEGIRSVSVNLATETMSVEWDPDASGSEDREDSLLQTVRDAGYDLRTYDETETTADHSGGHVELGIRGMTCAACVRRVEQAIAGLEGVDSAEVNLASETAQVRFQPEKVNLPAILEAVRDAGYEAFAQGSGRDSGQGGPRESLMDAQRREMLNRLAVLRSKLILAMAFAVPIFIVSMGEMVGLPMPGLLSPHHSPLTFALAQFLLTLPVVWAGREFYLRGFPNLWKRVPNMDSLIAVGTGAAVVYSTWNLLEIALGHDPMARAMDLYFESAAVIIALVMLGKYLETRSKVRTSDAIRQLMALTPSTATRVRDGRRESIPVERIQPRDLLLVKPGERIPVDGKLTEGQTSVDESMLTGESLPVSKKEGDALIGGTLNAHGSIYMVAERVGRDTVLARIIRLVQEAQGSKAPIASMVDRISLYFVPIVICVAVLSGLGWYFLAGEPFTFALRIFIAVLVIACPCAMGLATPTAIMVGTGRGAQLGVLIKGGEALEMARSVRTVVLDKTGTLTEGRPAVTDVFTLSGQALSDKELLRLAAGAEARSEHPLAAAIVQSARERGLEEPRAEDFAYIPGQGIRARVEGRVLLLGNSRLLEAEGVHGRDSEQLQEMRDKLAGEGKTPLLMAVDGEAAGVLAVADRIKPEAKEVVAKLKSMGLRVIMLTGDNLRTAQAVAAQAGIDDVRAEVLPENKAETVAELQKQGIKVAMVGDGINDAPALAKADLGIAMGTGIDVAMESGDMVLMSGNLHGLTTALTLSRAVVRNIKQNLFWAFAYNVMGIPIAAGLLYAFGGPTLSPMIAGGAMAMSSVSVVTNALRLRLFQPS
- the ald gene encoding alanine dehydrogenase, whose product is MRIGVPKEIKAQERRVGLFPSGVKALVEHGHEVVVESGAGDGCGALDDVYVSQGARIGTAEEAWSQELVIKVKEPLSREYKYLREDLTLFTYLHLAADKPLTDALLQSGCVAIAYETVQLPDKSLPLLAPMSEIAGRMSVTKATEMLCHHNGGGGVFLGGVTGTLPARVVIIGAGISGAGAAQMAVGLGADVLVLDVDMSKLYRLYHHLDQKIKTLFSNALNIEDQVVKADVVISCVLIPGASAPKLVTRPIIEAMRPGSVIMDIAIDQGGSTELSRPTTHGDPCFQVGNGVNLYCVANMPGAYPRTASESLTNATLRYALQLADKGWPQACQEDPALRQGLNVVRGKVVYKAVAEACGYEWTEF